A genomic region of Polyangiaceae bacterium contains the following coding sequences:
- a CDS encoding 4Fe-4S binding protein, giving the protein MSIRVLVWVRRVSQAGFLALFLYFLFQTGFRGSFASAETAVRLPLPVEAFLLADPFVAAMTLLSTHTVYRGLVWSLGLLALTLVFGRVFCGWICPFGTLHHFFGWIFPSRYLRGNKRVESNKTAPRQRIKYYLMYAFLAASVAGSAIGGLFDPICIAVRAIGLAVIPAVQYVFGVASFVTGQAGVRPLQSATDVAQDFLAQTVWQSKQFYFHHTWFIGILLVAVLFMNRVIPRFWCRVLCPLGAFLGVFARFALFGMEKDHAKCTDCNLCLVNCQGADSPQGGVKWRQDECHMCLNCESACPEDVIKFRFLPNRKGTITKPDTGRRTAIASAAAGAAIVPAARIADVIDANYDHRVIRPPGSVEEREFLERCIRCAECMKVCPNNALHPAFFEAGVEGIWTPILIPRIGYCEHSCVLCGQVCPTGAIQKITEDQKLGLGQKPVSIGTAFYDQGRCLPWAMATPCIVCEEFCPTSPKAIWVEEVTIPRRLPIASEDGKEPEMTTVHVQRPHVDPSLCIGCGACEKVCPVQDKPAVYVTNVGETRSKTNVILLEDTNYNRPG; this is encoded by the coding sequence ATGAGCATTCGCGTGCTCGTGTGGGTGCGCCGCGTATCGCAAGCGGGTTTTTTGGCGCTCTTTTTATATTTCTTATTTCAGACCGGCTTTCGAGGTTCTTTTGCTTCTGCGGAGACGGCAGTCCGTCTTCCCCTTCCCGTCGAAGCATTTTTATTGGCCGATCCATTCGTCGCGGCCATGACGCTTCTTTCGACGCATACCGTCTACCGCGGTCTCGTGTGGTCGCTGGGCTTATTGGCGCTCACGCTCGTTTTTGGTCGCGTATTTTGCGGTTGGATTTGCCCATTTGGCACCCTTCATCATTTTTTTGGATGGATTTTTCCATCGAGATACCTGCGCGGAAACAAGCGCGTCGAATCCAACAAGACCGCTCCGCGGCAACGCATCAAGTATTACTTGATGTACGCGTTTCTCGCCGCGAGCGTTGCGGGCAGCGCGATTGGAGGGCTCTTCGATCCCATTTGTATCGCCGTTCGTGCCATTGGTCTCGCGGTCATCCCGGCCGTTCAGTACGTGTTTGGCGTGGCGAGCTTCGTGACGGGCCAGGCGGGCGTGAGGCCCCTGCAATCCGCGACGGATGTCGCTCAAGACTTTCTAGCGCAAACGGTTTGGCAATCGAAACAATTTTATTTTCATCACACGTGGTTCATCGGCATTTTGCTCGTCGCGGTCCTTTTCATGAACCGAGTCATCCCTCGGTTCTGGTGCCGCGTGCTCTGCCCGCTCGGAGCGTTCCTCGGCGTTTTTGCGCGCTTTGCACTGTTCGGCATGGAAAAGGACCATGCGAAGTGCACCGATTGCAACTTGTGTCTCGTCAATTGCCAGGGCGCCGATTCGCCTCAAGGCGGCGTGAAGTGGCGACAAGACGAATGCCACATGTGCCTCAATTGCGAAAGCGCCTGCCCAGAAGACGTCATCAAGTTTCGCTTTCTGCCGAACCGCAAGGGCACCATTACGAAACCCGACACCGGTCGGCGCACCGCCATAGCTTCCGCCGCTGCCGGAGCAGCCATCGTTCCAGCAGCGCGCATCGCCGATGTCATCGATGCCAACTACGATCATCGCGTCATTCGCCCGCCGGGGTCCGTCGAAGAGCGTGAATTCCTCGAGCGCTGCATTCGCTGCGCCGAGTGCATGAAGGTTTGTCCGAACAATGCTCTTCACCCGGCGTTTTTCGAGGCGGGTGTCGAGGGCATCTGGACTCCGATCCTCATTCCGCGAATTGGTTATTGCGAGCATTCGTGTGTGCTCTGCGGGCAGGTTTGTCCCACCGGAGCCATTCAAAAAATTACCGAAGATCAAAAGCTCGGGCTCGGACAAAAGCCTGTTTCCATCGGCACGGCATTTTATGATCAAGGCCGCTGCTTGCCGTGGGCCATGGCGACTCCGTGCATCGTTTGCGAAGAGTTCTGCCCAACGTCTCCCAAAGCCATTTGGGTCGAGGAAGTCACCATTCCTCGACGCCTACCGATCGCATCCGAAGATGGCAAAGAACCCGAAATGACCACGGTCCACGTGCAGCGACCTCACGTGGATCCATCGCTCTGCATCGGCTGCGGGGCATGCGAAAAGGTTTGCCCCGTCCAGGACAAACCCGCGGTCTACGTGACGAACGTGGGCGAAACGCGTTCGAAGACCAACGTCATTTTGCTCGAAGATACGAACTACAATCGGCCTGGCTGA
- a CDS encoding ABC transporter permease, with amino-acid sequence MGYPLEVALRYLGSKKRAFISVGTAFAILGVTLGVAALATVMSVTGGFQAQFREKVLGVNAHVLVLKYSTDFREYRTVMEQVAKVPGVRAVAPFSINPMMLTHGSATATGVLLKGVEPSSSLGVGLPEGSPYVLDLPQQIKDGSLEGLRIAGAKPPERKSPSLPPVPKLNDSLDGGLPQDGGGTFGLLQAIEEDIKRQEEAARLRKDDKKDDTKDDEAPSIDAIAALEATPADKLYKDAKPEPQVNDVVDELDAGVAEEAGPSGEVEPDGGYASVLPDEDEVPADVDPDICADPDLVAKLPGIVVGTSLAKTLKLDLGDCVTVTSPTIGYSYSGGSLKPPVAKRFRVIAVFEAGFDQYDSKLVYTDLYEAQAFYDQGDTVTGVEMKVDDIDDAKQIAKQISVQLASGLYHTMDWEELNHGLFTALLIQQILMSGVLALIIVVAAFTVVATLIMVVLDKTKEISVLKAMGATNGQILRIFLYQGGIIGFAGTSLGLLLGVVVCKGLLVYGFPLDPKVYFISRLPVQVRPLEFAITGAIAIFICLVATIIPSAYAARLRPAEGFRAQ; translated from the coding sequence ATGGGCTACCCCCTCGAGGTTGCGCTCCGGTATCTGGGGAGCAAAAAACGCGCGTTCATTTCGGTTGGCACGGCCTTCGCCATTCTCGGCGTCACGCTCGGTGTCGCAGCTCTTGCTACCGTCATGAGCGTAACCGGCGGCTTTCAAGCGCAGTTTCGCGAGAAAGTCCTCGGGGTCAACGCTCACGTGCTCGTCCTCAAGTATTCGACGGACTTTCGTGAATACCGGACTGTCATGGAGCAGGTGGCCAAAGTGCCGGGCGTTCGCGCCGTCGCACCATTCAGCATCAATCCGATGATGCTCACGCATGGATCCGCCACCGCAACGGGCGTGCTGCTGAAGGGCGTCGAGCCGTCTTCGAGCCTTGGCGTGGGTTTGCCCGAGGGCTCTCCGTACGTACTCGACCTGCCACAGCAGATCAAAGACGGGTCTCTCGAGGGGCTGCGTATCGCCGGCGCAAAACCGCCGGAACGCAAGTCGCCTTCTTTGCCCCCCGTGCCCAAACTAAACGATTCGCTCGATGGAGGTTTGCCCCAGGACGGTGGCGGAACCTTCGGACTGCTTCAAGCGATCGAAGAGGACATCAAGCGGCAGGAAGAAGCAGCGCGCCTTCGCAAGGACGACAAGAAAGACGACACGAAGGACGACGAGGCTCCGAGCATCGACGCGATCGCAGCGCTCGAAGCGACGCCTGCGGACAAACTCTACAAAGACGCCAAGCCCGAACCCCAAGTCAACGACGTCGTCGACGAGCTCGATGCAGGCGTTGCGGAAGAAGCAGGCCCGTCGGGTGAGGTCGAGCCTGATGGCGGCTACGCAAGCGTGCTGCCGGATGAAGACGAGGTTCCCGCGGACGTGGATCCGGACATCTGCGCCGATCCTGATCTCGTTGCGAAGCTGCCCGGTATCGTCGTTGGAACGTCGCTCGCAAAGACGCTGAAACTCGACCTGGGAGACTGCGTCACGGTCACGTCTCCGACCATCGGTTATTCGTATTCGGGCGGATCGCTGAAGCCCCCCGTTGCCAAACGATTCCGCGTGATTGCGGTGTTCGAGGCAGGGTTTGACCAGTACGACTCGAAGCTCGTCTACACGGATTTGTACGAAGCTCAGGCGTTTTACGATCAGGGCGATACGGTGACCGGCGTCGAGATGAAGGTCGACGACATCGACGACGCCAAGCAGATCGCCAAGCAGATCAGCGTGCAGCTCGCGAGCGGCCTGTATCACACGATGGACTGGGAAGAGCTGAACCACGGGCTGTTCACCGCGCTTCTCATCCAGCAGATCCTCATGAGCGGCGTCTTGGCGCTCATCATCGTCGTCGCAGCGTTTACCGTCGTTGCGACGCTCATCATGGTGGTGCTCGACAAGACGAAAGAGATCTCCGTGCTGAAGGCGATGGGCGCAACGAACGGACAGATCCTGCGCATCTTCCTCTACCAAGGCGGCATCATCGGTTTCGCGGGCACGTCGCTCGGTCTCTTGCTTGGCGTCGTCGTCTGCAAGGGGCTTCTCGTCTACGGTTTCCCGCTCGATCCAAAGGTGTACTTCATCTCCCGATTGCCGGTGCAGGTGAGGCCGCTGGAATTCGCGATCACCGGAGCCATTGCGATCTTCATCTGTCTCGTGGCGACGATCATTCCGAGCGCGTATGCCGCACGGCTACGTCCTGCCGAGGGATTCCGCGCGCAGTGA
- a CDS encoding serine/threonine protein kinase, with the protein MDLDLATLGLGDPTERAKLASFPDGDGTNRPSFTGDGAPKSRRIGETDIPPPAHVDAERAPGSKDPYIGTTFDHRYKIEKLLGEGGMGFVYLARHKVIDKKVAVKVLRAEMAKDREILERFLQEARAASSIGNPHIIDISDFGDLPDGSTYFVMEFLDGQSLVQFNDKNNRQPFEVIAKIAIQMANGLAAAHEAGIIHRDLKPENIYIVTRGLDKHFVKILDFGIAKVATSGENKLTRAGAVFGTPHYMSPEQAAGAPLDHRTDIYSLGVMLYEMVSGMLPFTADNFMGILSQHMYQAPPPLGKLNLDSPCPAELEAIIFKCLSKAPDDRYPDMHALSADLQRFQDGMVPDAVAEMASRPEGLSVGVTPDKPKKSPWIRLVAVGAVVMGATLGTVLVIMQSPTASTNASPGVSASAPVATTPAPVQKTLVLVVVEPPSAEAAAMLGTERIKFPKNIEVEQGKPVTLQIEAKGFEPKKITLDGSVKEFRAKLTPLPVVAPQVADTPGGRPTGKVGAPAAPTTSATTTTKIGGSGGASDIVDPYAHQVKPKP; encoded by the coding sequence ATGGATCTCGATCTCGCGACGCTCGGGCTCGGCGATCCCACAGAACGCGCAAAACTTGCAAGTTTTCCCGACGGCGATGGGACAAACCGCCCGAGTTTTACTGGAGACGGCGCGCCGAAATCTCGGCGCATCGGCGAAACCGACATTCCGCCTCCGGCTCACGTCGATGCAGAGCGAGCTCCTGGATCCAAGGATCCGTACATCGGCACCACCTTCGATCATCGCTACAAGATCGAAAAGCTGCTTGGCGAAGGCGGCATGGGGTTTGTCTATCTCGCACGGCACAAAGTCATCGACAAGAAGGTCGCGGTCAAAGTGCTGCGCGCCGAGATGGCCAAGGATCGCGAGATCCTCGAGCGCTTCCTGCAAGAAGCGCGAGCGGCATCGAGCATCGGCAATCCGCATATCATCGACATTTCGGACTTCGGCGATTTGCCCGATGGCTCCACGTACTTCGTGATGGAGTTCCTCGATGGCCAGAGCCTGGTGCAGTTCAACGACAAGAACAATCGCCAGCCGTTCGAAGTCATCGCCAAGATCGCGATTCAAATGGCCAATGGTCTCGCGGCAGCCCACGAAGCGGGCATCATTCACCGCGATCTCAAGCCGGAAAATATCTACATCGTCACACGTGGCCTGGACAAACACTTCGTCAAGATTCTGGATTTCGGCATCGCCAAAGTCGCCACGAGCGGTGAAAACAAGCTCACGCGCGCAGGCGCCGTCTTCGGCACCCCGCACTACATGTCTCCCGAGCAAGCTGCAGGCGCGCCGCTCGATCATCGCACCGACATCTATTCGCTCGGCGTCATGCTCTACGAAATGGTCAGCGGAATGCTTCCGTTCACCGCTGACAACTTCATGGGCATCCTCAGCCAGCACATGTACCAAGCGCCTCCGCCGCTGGGAAAGCTGAACCTGGATTCGCCGTGCCCAGCCGAGCTCGAAGCGATCATCTTCAAGTGTTTGTCCAAAGCCCCCGATGATCGCTACCCCGACATGCATGCACTTTCGGCCGACTTGCAGCGATTCCAGGACGGCATGGTTCCGGACGCCGTTGCTGAGATGGCATCGCGCCCCGAAGGGCTGTCGGTCGGCGTCACGCCGGACAAACCCAAGAAATCCCCTTGGATTCGCCTGGTCGCCGTGGGTGCGGTGGTCATGGGCGCGACGCTCGGCACGGTGCTCGTCATCATGCAATCGCCCACAGCCTCGACAAACGCTAGCCCAGGTGTGAGCGCGTCGGCTCCTGTAGCGACGACACCTGCGCCCGTGCAAAAGACACTCGTGCTCGTCGTCGTCGAGCCTCCGAGCGCCGAAGCAGCGGCAATGCTGGGTACGGAAAGAATCAAGTTTCCGAAGAACATCGAGGTTGAGCAGGGCAAACCCGTGACGCTTCAAATCGAAGCGAAGGGATTCGAACCGAAGAAAATCACGCTCGATGGGAGCGTGAAGGAATTCCGGGCCAAACTCACGCCTTTGCCGGTCGTTGCCCCGCAGGTCGCGGACACACCGGGCGGGCGTCCGACGGGCAAAGTCGGCGCACCGGCAGCTCCGACGACTTCCGCCACGACGACAACGAAGATTGGCGGCAGCGGCGGCGCGAGCGACATCGTCGATCCCTACGCTCACCAGGTAAAACCCAAGCCCTGA